A section of the Castanea sativa cultivar Marrone di Chiusa Pesio chromosome 12, ASM4071231v1 genome encodes:
- the LOC142620766 gene encoding receptor-like protein 34 yields the protein MQSFDASHLTYMQANDQMQKHPSNGWVLKSYVYSMTLTNKGIKTEYSGIQNFFVAIDLSSNNFEGEILKILGNLKALHILNLSNNVLTGFISSSLATLTNLESLDFSQNMLVGEIPPQLVELTFLAFLNVSHNNLTGPIPQGKQFLTFQNNSFYGNVELCGGPFSKRCANSKDPPTPPSNFEANQGSNFPFKFGWKVVAMGYGFGFIVGVFVEEIKITRKSGWFIKSFASGHTTGRVKWRRRQK from the coding sequence ATGCAAAGCTTTGATGCAAGTCACTTAACGTATATGCAAGCAAATGATCAGATGCAAAAACATCCAAGTAATGGCTGGGTATTGAAGTCGTATGTCTACTCAATGACATTGACAAACAAAGGTATAAAGACAGAATATTCGGGAATCCAAAATTTCTTTGTGGCCATTGATCTATCAAGCAACAATTTTGAAGGagaaattctaaaaattttgggGAATCTAAAAGCGCTTCACATTCTTAACCTTTCCAATAATGTTCTTACTGGTTTTATCTCATCGTCTTTAGCAACCTTAACAAATCTAGAATCATTggatttttctcaaaatatgcTAGTTGGAGAGATTCCTCCACAACTAGTGGAGCTCACATTCCTTGCTTTTTTGAATGTGTCTCATAATAATCTTACAGGACCTATACCACAAGGGAAACAATTTCTCACATTTCAAAACAATTCATTCTATGGAAATGTAGAATTGTGTGGAGGTCCATTTTCCAAAAGATGTGCCAATTCAAAGGACCCACCAACTCCACCTTCAAATTTTGAAGCAAACCAAGGCTCAAATTTTCCATTTAAGTTTGGTTGGAAGGTAGTTGCGATGGGATATGGATTTGGATTTATAGTTGGAGTTTTTGTTGAAGAAATTAAAATCACAAGGAAGAGCGGTTGGTTTATAAAGTCTTTTGCAAGTGGCCATACAACAGGAAGGGTGAAGTGGAGGAGAcgtcaaaaataa